A stretch of Ipomoea triloba cultivar NCNSP0323 chromosome 13, ASM357664v1 DNA encodes these proteins:
- the LOC116003112 gene encoding probable inactive receptor kinase At2g26730 produces the protein MAVVLNSGFRVLLCFVFVAFQLSCHRGSSEPVGDKQALLAFLSKTPHNNRLKWNASAPACSWVGVECDANRSFVFALRLPAVGLMGDIPAGTLGRLSQLRVLSLRSNRLTGSLPRDFSNLVHLRSLYIQDNRFSGEFPASLAESTRLVRLDLSSNNFTGAIPFTVNNFTNLTRLYLQNNGFNGKLPAINLPELSDLDVSNNRLDGEIPSTLSKFPASAFAGNIDLCGGPLPPCNQNSSSPTPSPSPSLQAKNTPPHKNSKKLSTAAIVGIVIGSVIGFLLLLLILFFCLSKKTEQAPNTAKPPTTANAAPAKPAAEAGTSSSKDDVTGASAGAERNRLVFFPGGGYSFDLEDLLRASAEVLGKGSVGTSYKAVLEEGTTVVVKRLKDVTVNRKEFEDQLEVLGKLKNENVLPLRAFYYSRDEKLLVFDYMPAGSLSALLHGSRGSGRTPLDWDSRLRIAVSAARGLAYLHVSGEVVHGNIKASNILLKQDNYDACVSDYGLNPLFSASAPANHRVAGYRAPEVLETRKATYKSDVYSFGVLILELLTGKAPNQASLGEEGIDLPRWVQSVVREEWTAEVFDVELMRFHNVEEEMVQLLQIGMACVATVPDQRPQMTNVVRMIEEIHRSETDDGIRQSSDDPSKGSDDRSKGSSPHGITP, from the exons ATGGCGGTTGTTTTGAATTCCGGGTTTAGGGTTCtgttgtgttttgtttttgtggCGTTTCAACTGAGTTGCCACCGGGGTAGCTCGGAGCCGGTGGGGGATAAGCAAGCACTTCTTGCTTTCTTGTCGAAGACGCCGCACAATAATCGCCTCAAATGGAACGCCTCCGCACCGGCGTGCTCGTGGGTCGGCGTGGAATGCGACGCGAACCGGTCGTTTGTTTTCGCTCTGAGGTTGCCGGCGGTCGGGCTGATGGGGGACATTCCGGCGGGAACTTTGGGCAGACTGAGTCAGCTCCGAGTGCTGAGTCTCCGGTCGAATAGGCTCACCGGCTCCCTCCCGCGGGATTTTTCTAACCTTGTACACCTCCGCAGTCTTTACATTCAGGATAATAGGTTTTCCGGTGAGTTCCCGGCGAGTCTCGCCGAGTCAACTCGGTTGGTCCGGCTAGACCTCTCCTCCAACAATTTCACCGGTGCAATCCCGTTTACTGTCAACAATTTCACCAATTTGACTCGGCTTTACTTGCAGAACAATGGGTTCAACGGGAAACTCCCCGCCATAAACCTTCCAGAACTTTCCGATTTGGACGTCTCCAACAATCGTCTAGACGGGGAAATTCCCAGTACATTGTCGAAGTTTCCGGCGTCTGCTTTCGCCGGAAACATTGATCTCTGCGGCGGCCCATTGCCGCCGTGCAACCAAAATTCCTCTTCTCCTACCCCTTCCCCTTCCCCTTCCCTCCAGGCCAAAAACACTCCTCCCCACAAGAACTCCAAAAAACTCTCCACCGCCGCCATTGTCGGAATCGTAATCGGCTCAGTCATCGGCTTTCTACTCCTCCTACTAATCCTCTTCTTCTGTTTATCAAAGAAAACAGAGCAAGCGCCCAACACAGCGAAGCCGCCAACAACTGCCAACGCAGCTCCGGCGAAGCCCGCGGCGGAGGCGGGAACGTCGTCGTCGAAGGACGACGTGACGGGTGCCTCTGCCGGTGCGGAGAGGAACAGGCTGGTGTTCTTTCCCGGCGGAGGGTATAGTTTTGACCTGGAGGACTTGCTGAGGGCATCGGCGGAGGTTCTTGGGAAAGGGAGCGTGGGAACGAGCTACAAGGCGGTGCTGGAGGAGGGCACCACGGTGGTGGTGAAGCGGCTGAAGGATGTGACGGTGAACCGGAAAGAGTTTGAGGATCAATTGGAGGTTTTGGGGAAGCTGAAGAATGAAAATGTGCTTCCGTTAAGAGCTTTTTACTATTCCAGAGATGAAAAATTGTTAGTCTTTGATTACATGCCTGCTGGTAGCTTATCTGCTCTTCTTCATG GTAGTAGAGGGTCGGGCCGAACACCACTAGATTGGGACAGCAGATTGAGAATAGCAGTGAGTGCAGCTAGAGGACTTGCATACTTACATGTGTCAGGTGAAGTAGTCCATGGCAACATCAAGGCCTCAAATATactcctcaagcaagacaactACGACGCCTGTGTATCAGACTATGGCTTGAACCCGCTGTTCTCCGCTTCAGCTCCAGCCAACCACCGCGTGGCAGGGTATCGTGCACCCGAGGTGCTTGAAACCCGAAAGGCGACGTACAAGTCAGATGTGTACAGCTTCGGGGTACTGATCCTGGAGCTCCTCACGGGCAAGGCGCCAAACCAGGCCTCGTTGGGCGAGGAAGGCATCGATCTGCCGCGGTGGGTGCAGAGCGTGGTGAGGGAGGAGTGGACAGCGGAGGTGTTCGATGTGGAGCTGATGCGGTTCCACAACGTCGAGGAGGAGATGGTGCAGCTGCTGCAGATAGGAATGGCCTGTGTTGCAACTGTGCCGGACCAAAGGCCTCAAATGACTAATGTTGTGAGGATGATTGAGGAGATTCACAGAAGTGAGACTGACGACGGGATTCGCCAATCGTCTGATGATCCATCCAAAGGCTCGGATGATCGATCGAAAGGTTCATCTCCTCACGGCATAACACCATAG